Proteins from a genomic interval of Methanobrevibacter wolinii SH:
- a CDS encoding UDP-glucose dehydrogenase family protein, with the protein MNITVIGTGYVGLVTGACFSNMGNKVYCVDVVKEKIKRLKNNILPIYEPHLSTIVKDNQEKGDLIFTTNLKKALNNTNIIFIAVGTPMSKDGSANLDYIFQAAENIADNIIHDSLVVIKSTVPVGTGFKVKELIENRLKENKKDIKIDIASNPEFLKEGTAVEDCLHPDRVVLGAEKPEVFEKLKELYSSFVFNHDRFILMDIKSSEMTKYVANAMLATKISFMNEIANICEVVGADVKNIRLGIGSDKRIGYDFIYAGCGYGGSCFPKDVQALINTAESNGYHPRILSDVEEVNKSQKRVLINKITKHFGNDLSGLKFSIWGLAFKPGTDDVREATSIVVAREIIDKGGKIKVYDPKATEEFKNAIGSKYLDSIEFFNNKYDVLNDSDSLILITEWKEFRNPDFNEIYNRLNKKIIFDGRNIYNKKLSKYGFTLYQIGC; encoded by the coding sequence ATGAATATAACTGTAATTGGTACTGGTTATGTTGGTCTTGTTACTGGTGCTTGTTTTTCTAATATGGGAAATAAAGTATACTGCGTAGATGTTGTTAAAGAAAAAATAAAAAGACTTAAAAATAATATATTACCAATTTACGAACCTCACTTAAGTACTATTGTAAAAGATAATCAAGAAAAAGGAGATTTAATATTTACAACAAACCTAAAAAAAGCATTAAACAATACAAATATAATATTTATTGCTGTTGGTACTCCTATGTCTAAAGATGGTAGTGCTAATTTAGACTATATATTCCAAGCTGCAGAAAATATTGCAGATAATATTATACATGATTCGTTAGTTGTTATTAAATCAACTGTACCTGTAGGAACAGGATTTAAAGTTAAAGAACTTATTGAAAATAGATTAAAAGAAAATAAAAAAGATATTAAAATTGATATTGCATCTAATCCTGAATTTCTAAAAGAAGGTACTGCAGTTGAAGATTGTCTACATCCAGATAGAGTAGTTTTAGGTGCAGAAAAACCAGAAGTATTTGAAAAATTAAAAGAATTATATTCTTCATTTGTATTTAATCATGATCGTTTTATTTTAATGGATATCAAAAGTTCAGAAATGACTAAATATGTTGCAAATGCAATGCTTGCAACTAAAATTTCATTTATGAATGAAATTGCTAATATTTGTGAAGTTGTTGGTGCTGATGTAAAAAACATTCGTTTAGGTATTGGTAGTGACAAACGTATTGGTTATGATTTTATTTATGCTGGTTGTGGATATGGTGGAAGTTGTTTCCCAAAAGATGTTCAAGCTTTAATTAATACTGCAGAATCTAATGGTTATCATCCAAGAATTTTATCTGATGTTGAAGAAGTTAACAAATCTCAAAAAAGAGTATTAATAAATAAAATTACTAAACATTTTGGTAATGATTTATCTGGACTTAAGTTTAGTATATGGGGTCTTGCATTTAAACCTGGAACTGATGATGTAAGAGAAGCAACATCTATTGTTGTAGCACGTGAAATCATTGATAAAGGTGGAAAAATTAAAGTATATGATCCTAAAGCAACAGAAGAATTTAAAAATGCAATTGGTAGTAAATATCTTGATTCTATAGAATTTTTTAATAATAAATATGATGTTTTAAATGATTCAGACTCTTTAATTTTAATAACAGAATGGAAAGAATTTAGAAATCCTGATTTTAATGAAATTTACAATAGATTAAATAAAAAAATAATATTTGATGGAAGAAATATCTATAATAAAAAATTAAGTAAATATGGATTTACCTTATACCAAATTGGATGTTAA
- a CDS encoding glycosyltransferase has product MKEKITNKILSQSNQFNYYKKLSEELKQKINKENEKYKKITEELKQKNEECNEYKNLISELNNKNEKYKKITEELKQKNNEIKWKLNRNSLYHDFDGMLARSYYNPIIESPFTKIDKDCFSFMDTIASHLRSNLNNIDEPLVSVIMPVYNRIGIVKHAIDSVLKQSYKNFELIIIDDGSTDGTVELVESIISKDNRIKFIEHEENKGVCKSRNDGLKIAKGNYIFYLDSDNTWKKEYLKTMVGAYLELPDAKALYSGQYIADNYFSPIKRVRYGSFNKSLLYNHNYIDLNCFTHKKEIYKKIGGFREELKRLNDYDYILKIIDNNFKIYSIPVILSNYYLKNSHNRISDNIEYDLNKLYKPHEKYIINTDNKHLKIDYTDNFKEDISKISDDVNIVIFVGNEIRNIEDCLEPVLNYNNFEKLHIAVLYSGNNDEIIEYLNLLENKNLIKFFNKDIKYDDLSGINKVIDSFKNNKDIIFLKNDAILTKGVIESLEEYSNKLEDSGILVTRKIALKGNKQYRVHVPYLDIRRNCDIIVSNHFKNNINMPLFYDGEYLELNFAQFFCIYMKREVYDNSIKINSELNSINSRSFYNYVKHILNKKIYLISKAIVFNKDSRILKGNI; this is encoded by the coding sequence ATGAAAGAAAAAATTACTAATAAAATATTATCCCAAAGTAATCAATTCAATTATTATAAAAAATTATCAGAAGAATTAAAACAAAAAATAAATAAAGAAAATGAAAAATATAAAAAAATAACAGAAGAATTAAAACAAAAAAACGAAGAATGTAATGAATATAAAAATTTAATAAGTGAATTAAATAATAAAAATGAAAAATATAAAAAAATAACAGAAGAATTAAAACAAAAAAACAATGAAATAAAATGGAAATTAAATAGAAATTCTCTATATCATGATTTTGATGGAATGTTAGCAAGATCTTATTATAATCCAATAATAGAAAGTCCTTTTACAAAAATTGATAAAGATTGTTTTTCATTTATGGATACTATAGCCAGTCATTTAAGATCCAATTTAAATAATATTGACGAACCACTAGTTTCAGTTATAATGCCAGTATATAATAGAATTGGTATTGTTAAACATGCAATTGACTCTGTTTTAAAACAAAGCTATAAAAATTTTGAATTGATTATTATAGATGATGGAAGCACAGATGGTACAGTTGAATTAGTAGAATCTATAATTAGTAAGGACAATAGGATTAAATTTATAGAACATGAAGAAAATAAAGGTGTTTGTAAATCACGTAATGATGGATTAAAAATAGCTAAAGGAAATTATATATTTTACCTTGACTCAGATAATACTTGGAAAAAAGAATATCTAAAAACTATGGTAGGAGCATATCTTGAATTACCAGATGCAAAAGCATTATATTCTGGACAGTACATTGCAGACAATTATTTTTCTCCAATTAAAAGAGTAAGATATGGATCATTTAACAAATCACTTTTATATAATCATAATTACATTGATTTAAACTGCTTTACACACAAAAAAGAAATCTATAAAAAAATCGGTGGATTTAGAGAAGAATTAAAAAGATTAAATGACTATGATTATATATTAAAAATAATTGATAACAATTTTAAAATATACTCCATTCCAGTTATTCTTTCAAATTATTACTTGAAAAATTCACATAATAGAATAAGTGACAATATTGAATATGATTTAAATAAGCTTTACAAACCTCATGAAAAGTATATTATAAATACTGATAATAAACATTTAAAAATAGATTATACAGATAATTTTAAAGAAGATATTAGTAAAATAAGTGATGATGTAAATATTGTTATTTTTGTAGGTAATGAAATAAGAAATATAGAAGATTGTCTTGAACCAGTATTAAATTATAATAATTTTGAAAAACTTCATATTGCAGTATTATATAGTGGAAATAATGATGAAATTATAGAATACTTAAACTTATTAGAAAATAAAAATTTAATTAAATTTTTTAATAAAGATATAAAATATGATGATTTATCTGGAATAAATAAAGTAATTGATTCATTTAAAAATAATAAAGATATTATATTTCTTAAAAATGATGCTATACTTACTAAGGGAGTTATTGAATCATTAGAAGAATATTCAAATAAACTTGAAGATTCTGGGATTTTAGTAACAAGAAAAATAGCATTAAAAGGAAATAAACAATATAGAGTTCATGTTCCTTATTTAGATATAAGAAGAAATTGTGATATAATTGTATCAAATCACTTTAAAAATAATATTAATATGCCCTTATTCTATGATGGAGAATATTTAGAATTAAATTTTGCACAATTTTTCTGTATTTACATGAAAAGAGAAGTATATGACAATTCTATTAAAATAAATTCTGAATTAAATTCAATTAACTCTAGAAGTTTTTATAATTATGTTAAACATATTTTAAATAAAAAAATTTATCTTATTTCTAAAGCTATTGTATTTAACAAAGACAGTAGAATATTAAAAGGAAATATTTAA
- a CDS encoding Cdc6/Cdc18 family protein, with translation MGNIFDDLKPDDSVFKNKESLDHRFLPDNLPHRDEQIKLIAKHWIEALDNVTPSDLTIYGKTGTGKTAAAKFAQEQLIEAANNKGVYIQVEYVRCTDYTTEYQVIAHLCRCLGRDVPYRGWTKGEIINTFRNIIKQPVGGQHLILIIILDEIDILLEKDGDGLLYTLTRTDNVSILSISNYLDFKKFIKPRAMSSLRDKEVVFPPYRADQLADILRERSKLSFKDDVLKEDVIPLCSAMAAKEEGDARYALDLLRTAGEIADENESNEVIGDYVIAAKNRIEHNKVTDVILTLPTQQQRVLEAILKLTQEKEEISSGKLYETYKEISKGDSVTYRRIFDFIGELEMLGIISTNTISRGRGKGRTNIITLQCDANLLEKTLYSI, from the coding sequence ATGGGAAATATTTTTGATGATTTAAAGCCAGATGACTCTGTTTTTAAAAATAAAGAATCATTAGATCATCGTTTTTTACCTGATAATTTACCTCACAGAGATGAGCAAATTAAATTAATTGCTAAACATTGGATTGAAGCATTAGATAATGTAACTCCATCTGATTTAACAATATATGGTAAAACAGGTACAGGTAAAACAGCAGCAGCAAAATTTGCTCAAGAACAATTAATTGAAGCTGCTAATAATAAAGGTGTTTATATTCAAGTAGAATATGTTAGATGTACAGATTATACTACTGAATATCAGGTTATTGCTCATTTATGTAGATGTTTAGGTAGAGATGTTCCTTATCGTGGCTGGACTAAAGGAGAAATTATTAATACATTTCGTAATATTATAAAGCAACCAGTTGGTGGCCAACATTTAATTCTTATTATTATTTTAGATGAAATTGATATTCTTCTTGAGAAAGATGGGGATGGTTTATTATATACTTTAACAAGAACTGATAATGTAAGTATTTTATCAATTAGTAATTATCTTGACTTTAAAAAATTTATTAAACCAAGAGCAATGAGTAGTTTAAGAGATAAAGAAGTTGTATTTCCACCATATCGTGCAGATCAATTAGCTGATATTTTAAGAGAAAGGTCAAAATTATCTTTTAAAGATGATGTACTTAAAGAAGATGTAATACCTTTATGTTCTGCAATGGCTGCAAAAGAAGAAGGTGATGCAAGATACGCTCTTGATTTACTTAGAACAGCTGGTGAAATTGCAGATGAGAATGAATCTAATGAAGTTATTGGTGATTATGTAATTGCTGCTAAAAATAGAATTGAACATAATAAGGTTACTGATGTTATTTTAACATTACCTACACAACAACAAAGAGTTCTTGAAGCTATTTTAAAATTAACACAAGAAAAAGAAGAAATTTCATCTGGAAAATTATATGAAACATATAAAGAGATTTCAAAAGGAGATTCAGTAACTTATAGAAGAATATTTGATTTTATTGGTGAACTTGAAATGTTGGGTATTATTTCAACAAATACTATTTCTCGTGGTAGAGGAAAAGGTAGAACTAATATTATAACACTTCAATGTGATGCAAATTTACTTGAAAAAACATTGTATTCAATTTAA
- a CDS encoding DUF2299 domain-containing protein, producing the protein MIDKQIILNWLNEEGLLKQEIQDESANFHFIINYPQDHMMDLISPKGKEDMILIGCATEIAEEQKNLIKKAPIQVNENFIWAIRFNLNQFLVDFELEHPNSQLEKFLITEEIFEDGLSKNELIHTFKRIYKAKLQCLWLLEKTFGQKTINVDQL; encoded by the coding sequence ATGATAGATAAACAAATAATATTAAATTGGTTAAATGAAGAAGGTTTATTAAAACAAGAAATTCAAGATGAAAGTGCAAATTTTCATTTTATTATAAATTATCCACAAGATCATATGATGGATTTAATTTCACCAAAAGGAAAAGAGGATATGATTCTTATTGGATGTGCAACAGAAATAGCTGAAGAACAAAAAAATTTAATAAAAAAAGCACCTATACAAGTTAATGAAAATTTTATTTGGGCAATTAGATTTAACTTAAATCAATTTTTAGTTGATTTTGAATTAGAACATCCTAATAGTCAACTTGAGAAATTTCTTATAACTGAAGAGATATTTGAAGATGGATTAAGTAAAAATGAACTTATACATACATTTAAAAGAATATATAAAGCTAAACTTCAATGTTTATGGTTACTTGAAAAAACATTTGGACAAAAAACAATAAATGTAGATCAATTATGA
- a CDS encoding cobalamin biosynthesis protein, with protein MPNILLNNFRVCIFLLFAVFIIALFTDIIIGELPNNLHAVVLIGKLINFFKNLFINLNTYFSGLLLTIFVIGIFLIISEIGYNIFIHLPIILFVFILGLFFSSAFSIKLLLNSAENIRIKLENNEFEQARNEVSYLVSRPTQGLSESYIISATIESLTENVTDSVISPLFYYFIFGFLIIIINYYHHLFNNSFLVNNVSLFLFNSGGIPANNLTFHLIFVCIMIAFIYRIINTEDAMVGYKTEELRKIGFFPAIFDDILNFIPARIAGILMVIASRIIGMDYKNAIYILRRDARKCESPNSGYTMATCAGALGIQLIKKDNYILGDPLKLIDSFDIRRAYNLSRWTIFLFILIQFIILFIILLVL; from the coding sequence ATGCCGAATATTTTATTAAATAATTTCAGAGTATGTATATTCTTATTATTTGCAGTTTTTATAATAGCATTATTTACTGATATTATAATTGGAGAACTTCCAAATAATTTACATGCTGTTGTTTTAATTGGTAAATTAATAAATTTCTTTAAAAATTTATTTATAAATTTAAATACTTATTTCTCAGGATTATTATTAACTATATTTGTTATAGGTATATTTCTTATAATTAGTGAAATTGGATATAATATTTTTATACATTTACCAATAATATTATTTGTATTTATATTAGGTTTATTCTTCTCTTCAGCATTTTCTATTAAATTATTATTAAATAGTGCTGAAAATATCCGTATTAAACTAGAAAATAATGAATTTGAACAAGCAAGAAATGAGGTTTCATATTTAGTAAGTAGACCTACACAAGGTTTATCAGAAAGTTATATTATATCTGCAACAATTGAATCATTAACTGAAAATGTAACTGACTCAGTAATAAGTCCATTATTTTATTATTTTATTTTCGGTTTTCTTATTATTATAATAAATTATTATCATCATTTATTTAATAATTCATTTCTAGTAAATAATGTAAGTTTATTTTTATTTAATAGTGGAGGAATTCCTGCAAATAATTTAACTTTCCATTTAATATTTGTTTGTATAATGATTGCATTTATTTATAGAATTATAAATACTGAAGATGCAATGGTTGGATATAAAACAGAAGAATTAAGAAAAATTGGATTTTTCCCAGCAATATTTGATGATATTTTAAATTTTATTCCTGCAAGAATTGCTGGTATACTAATGGTTATTGCAAGTAGAATCATAGGAATGGATTATAAAAATGCAATATATATCTTAAGAAGAGATGCAAGAAAATGTGAAAGTCCAAATTCTGGTTATACTATGGCAACTTGTGCAGGAGCACTTGGTATTCAACTTATTAAAAAAGATAATTATATCCTTGGAGATCCATTAAAATTAATAGATTCATTTGATATAAGAAGGGCTTATAATTTATCTAGATGGACAATATTCTTATTTATTTTAATTCAATTTATTATTCTATTTATAATACTTCTTGTATTATAA
- a CDS encoding cobalt-precorrin 5A hydrolase has translation MKIAILSITEPAKTLALEIQEKLLKNPTVIKCDIFHKNVKKNMDFAFNNYDGIIAIMATGIIIRMIAPLIQSKDKDPAVLGIDEKGNYVVSLLSGHLGGGNQLCSKIAKLINSNPVISTSTDVNFKYGIDSIAYRNFYKIDDVKKILPFNKAILDNIPLQISSDKDLSFLTKYFSNSTFNKLPDKKLSDLSNVNFKFSKDDNEYSINLSEKKLVVGIGSRRGKTKNNILIAIEEAINNLNIPINRINSIATISIKKDEPGIIQACTELNKKLEIIDIDEVRNFHNEDCSKSEFVYNKFGIDGVCEQCAMISAGPNCKLIHKKIAIDGVTVAVAISNN, from the coding sequence ATGAAAATTGCAATTTTATCAATTACAGAACCTGCAAAAACCCTTGCACTTGAAATTCAAGAAAAATTATTAAAAAATCCAACAGTAATTAAATGCGATATTTTTCATAAAAATGTAAAAAAGAATATGGATTTTGCATTTAATAATTATGATGGTATAATTGCAATTATGGCAACTGGTATTATAATTAGAATGATTGCACCACTTATCCAAAGTAAAGATAAAGATCCTGCTGTTTTAGGAATTGATGAAAAAGGAAATTATGTTGTAAGTCTACTTTCTGGCCATCTTGGTGGTGGAAATCAATTATGTTCTAAAATTGCTAAATTAATTAATTCTAATCCTGTAATATCAACATCAACTGATGTTAATTTTAAATATGGTATAGATTCTATTGCTTATAGAAATTTTTATAAAATAGATGATGTTAAAAAAATTTTACCATTTAATAAAGCAATTCTTGATAATATTCCACTTCAAATTTCATCTGATAAAGATTTAAGTTTTCTTACAAAATATTTTTCAAATAGTACATTTAATAAGCTTCCTGATAAAAAATTAAGTGATTTATCTAATGTTAACTTTAAATTTTCTAAAGATGATAATGAATATTCAATAAATTTATCTGAAAAAAAATTAGTTGTTGGTATTGGTTCAAGACGTGGTAAAACAAAAAATAATATACTTATTGCAATTGAGGAAGCAATTAATAATTTAAATATACCTATTAATAGAATTAATAGTATTGCTACAATTTCAATTAAAAAAGACGAACCTGGTATTATTCAAGCTTGCACAGAATTAAACAAAAAACTTGAAATTATTGATATAGATGAAGTACGTAATTTTCATAATGAAGATTGTTCTAAATCTGAATTTGTATATAATAAATTTGGTATAGATGGAGTTTGTGAACAATGTGCAATGATATCTGCTGGCCCTAATTGTAAACTAATACATAAAAAAATAGCAATTGATGGAGTTACTGTTGCAGTAGCTATTTCTAATAATTAA
- a CDS encoding UPF0147 family protein, whose protein sequence is MSNPTFDEVSEILKYIMENNTVPRNIRRAAEESNDILNNEEEDETVRASSVIVILDDISNDPNIPVNARTLIWEILSKLEAIKFN, encoded by the coding sequence ATGTCAAACCCAACATTTGATGAAGTATCTGAAATTTTAAAATATATTATGGAAAACAATACTGTACCACGAAACATTAGAAGAGCAGCTGAAGAATCCAATGATATTTTAAATAATGAAGAAGAAGATGAAACAGTTAGAGCAAGTTCTGTTATTGTAATATTAGATGATATTAGTAATGATCCAAATATTCCAGTAAATGCTAGAACTTTAATCTGGGAAATCTTAAGTAAATTAGAAGCAATTAAATTTAATTAA